A window of the Brassica napus cultivar Da-Ae chromosome A2, Da-Ae, whole genome shotgun sequence genome harbors these coding sequences:
- the LOC106380772 gene encoding nucleolar MIF4G domain-containing protein 1 isoform X2 codes for MAGPDTTGSSRHEKRKEARLQKNQKKHESWLQRQKLQKEKRVSASSTSVQTKTDDVIKSATYKETEKHVKSVSPGGNKDCKKSFTQKKSEVRVKPKEKKMQRGHKTKDLNKPRKKTKFEEYLEMETQSASLSREQDVELERKLAKKLKVKNGKLRGVDDGMNDLFEGLPSVLDSMESELGDSRKKKGKRKRPEEKQDYEEDFDLGESDFSDEDSEEEPKRKRDRKHRKKKSLDEEVETHPMEITDDGESETVEYDEKVESPLRKPNPESGVKYVAPHLRSQARSESEEQAKLRTRVKGLLNKMAESNVETITSELSTLYRSVARSVSSQIFCEEVLATYARGNEQYAVFAAFIAGMACQVGMDFSAQLIASLAKSFEDEYQKEDSLSLNGITLLLSYLCLLGVCSSDLIYDFLMTLANRLTEVDACTILIVLDSCGMKIRSDDPVAMKTFIISIQNKTNEIKTSPDCKTDINKFTMEKMLETIAAIKNNKLRAKEDSVQNTRVKKWLQKLRVEEVLLRGLTWSKLLDTEKKGQWWLSGDLAVKTNHAEDVAQTMDAEVVEAQKMLKLADAQRMNTDSRKAIFCVIMSSEDYIDAFEKLLRLDLPGKQDREIMRVLVECCLQEKVFNKYYTVLALKLCEHDKNHKFTLQYCIWDHFKELETMSLQRSMHLAKFVAEMIVSFNLSLAVLKCVDLANPVQLTPKRIMHFRMLFEAIFEHTEKLVWNLFTRIAVNPDYEALRDGIKFFMKEYVVKANKTIYGKFRKAKEALNNSDGSLLM; via the exons ATGGCTGGACCAGATACAACGG GGAGCTCACGTCATGAAAAGCGTAAAGAGGCTCGCTTGCAGAAGAACCAGAAGAAGCATGAATCTTGGCTTCAGCGTCAG AAGTTGCAAAAGGAGAAGCGAGTATCAGCATCATCAACATCAGTCCAGACAAAGACTGATGACGTGATCAAGTCTGCAACTTATAAAGAAACTGAAAAACATGTGAAATCAGTTAGTCCTGGTGGAAACAAGGATTGTAAAAAGTCTTTTACACAAAAGAAAAGCGAGGTTAGAGTCAAaccaaaggagaagaagatgcaaAGAGGACACAAAACGAAAGATCTAAACAAAccaaggaagaagacgaagtTCGAAGAGTATCTTGAGATGGAGACACAAAGCGCTTCACTATCTCGTGAGCAGGATGTTGAGCTCGAGAGGAAGCTAGCTAAGAAGCTCAAGGTCAAGAACGGGAAACTAAGAGGCGTGGATGATGGTATGAATGATTTGTTCGAAGGGCTTCCGTCTGTGTTGGATTCTATGGAATCTGAGCTTGGTGACTCTCGTAAGAAGAAGGGTAAGAGAAAGAGACCAGAGGAGAAACAGGACTACGAGGAAGATTTTGACCTTGGAGAATCTGATTTTTCTGATGAGGACAGTGAAGAAGAGcctaaaagaaaaagagaccGTAAACACCGTAAGAAGAAGTCTTTAGATGAAGAGGTAGAAACTCATCCGATGGAGATCACAGATGATGGTGAGTCAGAGACTGTTGAGTACGACGAGAAAGTAGAATCTCCTCTGCGGAAACCTAATCCTGAGAGCGGCGTCAAGTATGTTGCTCCTCATTTGAGATCTCAGGCCAGAAGCGAATCTGAAGAACAAGCTAAATTACGTACACGTGTAAAAG GTCTTCTAAATAAGATGGCTGAATCCAATGTAGAGACAATAACCTCAGAGCTTTCCACACTCTATCGC AGTGTTGCAAGAAGTGTGTCCTCTCAGATTTTCTGTGAAGAGGTTTTGGCAACTTATGCCAGAGGCAATGAACA GTACGCTGTATTTGCTGCTTTTATAGCTGGCATGGCTTGTCAAGTTGGAATGGATTTCAGTGCTCAGCTTATTGCTTCACTTGCTAAATCTTTCGAG GATGAATACCAGAAAGAAGACAGTCTCTCTTTGAATGGAATCactcttttactttcttatcTCTGCTTATTGGGAGTTTGCTCCAG TGATCTTATTTATGATTTCTTAATGACATTGGCGAACCGGCTGACTGAAGTTGATGCCTGCACTATTCTAATTGTTTTAGATA GTTGTGGAATGAAGATAAGAAGTGATGATCCTGTGGCTATGAAAACCTTCATCATAAGCATCCAGAACAAGACTAATGAAATTAAAACCTCCCCTGATTGCAAAActgatataaataaatttaca ATGGAAAAGATGCTTGAAACCATTGCTGCAATCAAGAACAACAAGCTGAGAGCCAAGGAAGATTCTGTCCAGAACACAAGGGTGAAGAAGTGGCTTCAAAAG TTGAGAGTGGAAGAAGTACTATTAAGAGGGCTAACATGGAGCAAGCTGCTTGACACCGAGAAGAAGGGTCAGTGGTGGTTATCTGGCGACTTGGCGGTTAAAACAAACCACGCCGAAGACGTAGCACAGACGATGGACGCTGAGGTTGTTGAGGCCCAGAAAATGTTGAAGCTAGCTGATGCACAGAGGATGAATACAGACTCCAGAAAAGCTATATTTTGCGTGATCATGAGCAGTGAAGACTACATTGATGCGTTTGAGAAACTTCTTAGATTGGATCTGCCAGGAAAGCAGGACAGAGAGATCATGAGGGTTCTAGTTGAATGCTGTTTACAGGAGAAAGTGTTTAACAAGTACTACACTGTTCTCGCTTTAAAGCTGTGCGAGCACGACAAGAATCATAAGTTCACACTACAG TACTGCATCTGGGACCATTTCAAGGAACTAGAGACGATGTCACTTCAGAGATCAATGCATCTAGCGAAATTTGTGGCGGAGATGATTGTTTCATTCAATCTTTCTCTTGCGGTTCTCAAATGTGTAGACTTGGCGAATCCAGTACAGTTAACTCCAAAGAGAATCATGCACTTCCGGATGCTGTTCGAGGCCATCTTTGAGCACACTGAGAAACTAGTGTGGAACTTGTTTACTCGTATAGCTGTGAATCCGGACTATGAAGCTCTAAGGGATGGCATCAAGTTTTTCATGAAGGAATATGTTGTGAAAGCTAATAAGACGATCTATGGGAAATTCAGGAAAGCCAAAGAAGCTCTTAACAATTCAGATGGATCGCTGCTCATGTGA
- the LOC106380772 gene encoding nucleolar MIF4G domain-containing protein 1 isoform X1 — translation MAGPDTTAGSSRHEKRKEARLQKNQKKHESWLQRQKLQKEKRVSASSTSVQTKTDDVIKSATYKETEKHVKSVSPGGNKDCKKSFTQKKSEVRVKPKEKKMQRGHKTKDLNKPRKKTKFEEYLEMETQSASLSREQDVELERKLAKKLKVKNGKLRGVDDGMNDLFEGLPSVLDSMESELGDSRKKKGKRKRPEEKQDYEEDFDLGESDFSDEDSEEEPKRKRDRKHRKKKSLDEEVETHPMEITDDGESETVEYDEKVESPLRKPNPESGVKYVAPHLRSQARSESEEQAKLRTRVKGLLNKMAESNVETITSELSTLYRSVARSVSSQIFCEEVLATYARGNEQYAVFAAFIAGMACQVGMDFSAQLIASLAKSFEDEYQKEDSLSLNGITLLLSYLCLLGVCSSDLIYDFLMTLANRLTEVDACTILIVLDSCGMKIRSDDPVAMKTFIISIQNKTNEIKTSPDCKTDINKFTMEKMLETIAAIKNNKLRAKEDSVQNTRVKKWLQKLRVEEVLLRGLTWSKLLDTEKKGQWWLSGDLAVKTNHAEDVAQTMDAEVVEAQKMLKLADAQRMNTDSRKAIFCVIMSSEDYIDAFEKLLRLDLPGKQDREIMRVLVECCLQEKVFNKYYTVLALKLCEHDKNHKFTLQYCIWDHFKELETMSLQRSMHLAKFVAEMIVSFNLSLAVLKCVDLANPVQLTPKRIMHFRMLFEAIFEHTEKLVWNLFTRIAVNPDYEALRDGIKFFMKEYVVKANKTIYGKFRKAKEALNNSDGSLLM, via the exons ATGGCTGGACCAGATACAACGG CAGGGAGCTCACGTCATGAAAAGCGTAAAGAGGCTCGCTTGCAGAAGAACCAGAAGAAGCATGAATCTTGGCTTCAGCGTCAG AAGTTGCAAAAGGAGAAGCGAGTATCAGCATCATCAACATCAGTCCAGACAAAGACTGATGACGTGATCAAGTCTGCAACTTATAAAGAAACTGAAAAACATGTGAAATCAGTTAGTCCTGGTGGAAACAAGGATTGTAAAAAGTCTTTTACACAAAAGAAAAGCGAGGTTAGAGTCAAaccaaaggagaagaagatgcaaAGAGGACACAAAACGAAAGATCTAAACAAAccaaggaagaagacgaagtTCGAAGAGTATCTTGAGATGGAGACACAAAGCGCTTCACTATCTCGTGAGCAGGATGTTGAGCTCGAGAGGAAGCTAGCTAAGAAGCTCAAGGTCAAGAACGGGAAACTAAGAGGCGTGGATGATGGTATGAATGATTTGTTCGAAGGGCTTCCGTCTGTGTTGGATTCTATGGAATCTGAGCTTGGTGACTCTCGTAAGAAGAAGGGTAAGAGAAAGAGACCAGAGGAGAAACAGGACTACGAGGAAGATTTTGACCTTGGAGAATCTGATTTTTCTGATGAGGACAGTGAAGAAGAGcctaaaagaaaaagagaccGTAAACACCGTAAGAAGAAGTCTTTAGATGAAGAGGTAGAAACTCATCCGATGGAGATCACAGATGATGGTGAGTCAGAGACTGTTGAGTACGACGAGAAAGTAGAATCTCCTCTGCGGAAACCTAATCCTGAGAGCGGCGTCAAGTATGTTGCTCCTCATTTGAGATCTCAGGCCAGAAGCGAATCTGAAGAACAAGCTAAATTACGTACACGTGTAAAAG GTCTTCTAAATAAGATGGCTGAATCCAATGTAGAGACAATAACCTCAGAGCTTTCCACACTCTATCGC AGTGTTGCAAGAAGTGTGTCCTCTCAGATTTTCTGTGAAGAGGTTTTGGCAACTTATGCCAGAGGCAATGAACA GTACGCTGTATTTGCTGCTTTTATAGCTGGCATGGCTTGTCAAGTTGGAATGGATTTCAGTGCTCAGCTTATTGCTTCACTTGCTAAATCTTTCGAG GATGAATACCAGAAAGAAGACAGTCTCTCTTTGAATGGAATCactcttttactttcttatcTCTGCTTATTGGGAGTTTGCTCCAG TGATCTTATTTATGATTTCTTAATGACATTGGCGAACCGGCTGACTGAAGTTGATGCCTGCACTATTCTAATTGTTTTAGATA GTTGTGGAATGAAGATAAGAAGTGATGATCCTGTGGCTATGAAAACCTTCATCATAAGCATCCAGAACAAGACTAATGAAATTAAAACCTCCCCTGATTGCAAAActgatataaataaatttaca ATGGAAAAGATGCTTGAAACCATTGCTGCAATCAAGAACAACAAGCTGAGAGCCAAGGAAGATTCTGTCCAGAACACAAGGGTGAAGAAGTGGCTTCAAAAG TTGAGAGTGGAAGAAGTACTATTAAGAGGGCTAACATGGAGCAAGCTGCTTGACACCGAGAAGAAGGGTCAGTGGTGGTTATCTGGCGACTTGGCGGTTAAAACAAACCACGCCGAAGACGTAGCACAGACGATGGACGCTGAGGTTGTTGAGGCCCAGAAAATGTTGAAGCTAGCTGATGCACAGAGGATGAATACAGACTCCAGAAAAGCTATATTTTGCGTGATCATGAGCAGTGAAGACTACATTGATGCGTTTGAGAAACTTCTTAGATTGGATCTGCCAGGAAAGCAGGACAGAGAGATCATGAGGGTTCTAGTTGAATGCTGTTTACAGGAGAAAGTGTTTAACAAGTACTACACTGTTCTCGCTTTAAAGCTGTGCGAGCACGACAAGAATCATAAGTTCACACTACAG TACTGCATCTGGGACCATTTCAAGGAACTAGAGACGATGTCACTTCAGAGATCAATGCATCTAGCGAAATTTGTGGCGGAGATGATTGTTTCATTCAATCTTTCTCTTGCGGTTCTCAAATGTGTAGACTTGGCGAATCCAGTACAGTTAACTCCAAAGAGAATCATGCACTTCCGGATGCTGTTCGAGGCCATCTTTGAGCACACTGAGAAACTAGTGTGGAACTTGTTTACTCGTATAGCTGTGAATCCGGACTATGAAGCTCTAAGGGATGGCATCAAGTTTTTCATGAAGGAATATGTTGTGAAAGCTAATAAGACGATCTATGGGAAATTCAGGAAAGCCAAAGAAGCTCTTAACAATTCAGATGGATCGCTGCTCATGTGA
- the LOC106432503 gene encoding probable disease resistance protein RPP1 → MLRGIFKSVLGESRTDCNSLHPLIAASSPSSSSSSSSTRQYSYDVFPSFCGQDVRRSFLSHFLEGLKTNGVNTFVDDGIMMSGSINSELVRAIRESRIAVVILSKNYASSSWCLHELQLIMDCRASLGQTVMTIFYDVEPSDVRKQTGDFGKAFEETCNGSTEEEKKTWRQALTQVALIAGEHVTSWASEAQMISKIVKDVSNELPSTDFDRLVGVEAHVAKLKSMIRLDSDEVKMAGIWGPAGIGKTTIAKALYNQVSSNFQLKFYKEIFKGKYEVHNLERYDLQNRLKKELLSGILDHRDMNIPDLGEAEERLKHQRVLLILDDVFLHDLKGLRDVIHGLRYGSKVIVTSEDIDTLRECGIHQNQTYRVAFPSSEEALQIISYSAFGQRFPPRSYLEHADEVAKLVSPFPLGLRVIGSSLRGKSKDEWITALAKLKTCHGDKDVETAIRFAYEGLSDKQKTLLYLLTDSISSGENVNNAIFSLSQSDWDAEKGIQTLADIAFISISGEGRILMHYLVRLMSIKLSL, encoded by the exons atgtTGAGAGGAATTTTCAAGTCTGTCTTGGGAGAATCAAGAACAGATTGCAACTCTCTTCACCCTCTCATCGctgcttcttctccttcctcttcatcatcatcatcatcaacacgTCAATACAGCTACGACGTCTTCCCAAGTTTCTGTGGACAAGATGTCCGGAGAAGCTTTCTCAGCCACTTTCTTGAAGGGTTGAAAACCAATGGAGTAAACACGTTCGTAGACGACGGGATCATGATGAGCGGATCAATAAACTCCGAGCTCGTGAGAGCTATCAGAGAATCAAGGATCGCCGTGGTGATCCTCTCGAAGAACTATGCCTCCTCGAGTTGGTGTCTACACGAGTTGCAGCTGATCATGGATTGTAGGGCTTCTTTAGGACAAACTGTGATGACAATATTCTACGACGTGGAACCATCTGATGTGAGAAAACAGACCGGAGATTTCGGAAAGGCCTTTGAGGAAacttgtaatggcagtacagaggaagagaagaagacatgGAGACAAGCGTTGACTCAAGTTGCCCTTATCGCTGGGGAACATGTAACTTCATG GGCTAGTGAAGCGCAGATGATCTCAAAAATCGTCAAAGATGTTTCTAACGAGTTGCCATCAACCGATTTTGATCGGTTGGTTGGAGTGGAAGCTCATGTAGCAAAGCTGAAATCGATGATACGCTTAGATTCCGACGAGGTGAAGATGGCGGGCATTTGGGGCCCTGCAGGTATTGGCAAAACCACAATAGCTAAAGCCTTATACAACCAAGTTTCCAGTAACTTCCAACTCAAGTTTTATAAGGAGATCTTTAAGGGAAAGTATGAGGTGCACAACCTCGAAAGATATGATTTGCAAAATCGTTTGAAGAAAGAGTTACTATCTGGAATTTTAGATCATAGGGACATGAATATACCTGACCTAGGTGAGGCAGAAGAGAGGTTAAAGCATCAGAGAGTCCTACTCATTCTTGATGATGTCTTTCTTCATGATCTAAAGGGTTTGAGAGATGTAATCCACGGTCTTAGGTATGGAAGTAAGGTTATTGTGACCAGTGAAGATATAGATACGTTAAGAGAATGTGGGATCCACCAGAACCAGACATACAGAGTTGCTTTTCCATCAAGCGAAGAGGCTCTTCAGATAATTTCATACTCTGCATTTGGACAACGCTTTCCACCAAGAAGTTATCTGGAGCATGCAGATGAAGTAGCTAAGCTTGTCTCTCCATTTCCACTTGGTCTCAGAGTCATTGGTTCTTCTTTGCGCGGAAAAAGCAAAGATGAGTGGATAACTGCACTGGCTAAGCTCAAAACTTGTCATGGGGACAAGGATGTAGAAACAGCCATTAGATTTGCCTATGAAGGGTTATCTGATAAACAAAAAACTCTACTTTATCTATTGACAGATTCAATAAGTTCGGGTGAGAACGTGAACAATGCCATATTCTCACTTTCACAGAGTGATTGGGATGCTGAGAAAGGGATTCAAACTCTAGCTGATATAGCTTTCATCTCTATATCCGGAGAAGGAAGAATTCTGATGCACTATTTGGTACGCTTAATGTCTATCAAGTTAAGTTTGTAG